From the Deinococcus misasensis DSM 22328 genome, one window contains:
- the malQ gene encoding 4-alpha-glucanotransferase, giving the protein MKLPRSSGILLHPTSFPGRYGVGELGASAYAFLDWLHEAGQQWWQVLPLGPTGYGDSPYQSFSAFAGNPYLISFDDLQKEGLLTADDLADTPDFPPGKVDYGWIYIWKFQKLQAAYGNFKKGDFASLKAEFETFKGQEASWLEDYALFTALKDENKGLPWNEWDLPIRRREADAMEAAKVRLSDDIQRISFYQFLFFRAWNQVRAYAHSKGIQIIGDIPIFVAMDSADAWANPDQFYFDDLGQPTVVAGVPPDYFSETGQLWGNPLYRWDVMQERKFDWWIERIKGCLKLYDLVRIDHFRGFEAYWEIQYPAENAINGEWVKAPGQELFQTIRDALGEIPIIAEDLGVITPEVEDLRDSFGFPGMAILQFAFGGGDWSSNAFLPENLKENQIVYSGTHDNDTTRGWFVTAKEDEKSHLNQVAGTEVTEDRVAWILTEMAWRSRAKVAIVPLQDVLNLGTDARMNLPGSLSDKNWSWRYTQGTLSPFTAKRIKALTQDAGRYVQPPVKA; this is encoded by the coding sequence TGCCCCTCGGGCCAACCGGTTACGGCGACAGCCCTTATCAATCTTTCAGTGCTTTTGCTGGCAACCCTTACCTGATCAGCTTCGATGACCTCCAGAAAGAGGGCCTGCTCACCGCAGATGACCTTGCCGACACCCCGGACTTCCCACCCGGCAAAGTGGATTACGGCTGGATTTACATCTGGAAATTTCAGAAACTGCAAGCCGCTTACGGCAACTTCAAAAAAGGCGATTTCGCATCCCTGAAAGCCGAATTTGAAACCTTCAAGGGGCAAGAGGCCAGCTGGCTGGAAGACTACGCCCTGTTCACTGCCTTGAAAGACGAAAACAAAGGTCTGCCCTGGAACGAATGGGACCTCCCCATTCGTCGCCGTGAAGCAGATGCCATGGAAGCCGCCAAAGTGCGTCTGTCTGACGACATCCAGCGCATCAGCTTCTACCAGTTCCTGTTTTTCCGTGCATGGAATCAGGTGCGTGCCTACGCCCACAGCAAAGGCATCCAGATCATCGGAGACATCCCGATTTTTGTGGCCATGGACTCCGCAGACGCATGGGCCAACCCCGACCAGTTCTACTTCGATGACCTCGGGCAACCGACCGTTGTTGCAGGTGTGCCACCAGACTACTTCTCCGAAACCGGACAACTCTGGGGCAACCCCCTGTACCGCTGGGATGTCATGCAAGAGCGCAAGTTCGACTGGTGGATCGAGCGCATCAAAGGCTGCCTGAAGCTGTACGATCTGGTCCGCATCGACCACTTCCGGGGTTTTGAAGCCTACTGGGAAATCCAGTACCCTGCAGAAAATGCCATCAACGGCGAGTGGGTCAAAGCGCCCGGTCAGGAACTGTTCCAGACCATCCGGGATGCTCTGGGTGAAATCCCCATCATCGCTGAAGACCTTGGTGTGATCACCCCAGAGGTCGAAGACTTGCGTGATTCCTTCGGGTTCCCTGGCATGGCCATCTTGCAGTTCGCTTTTGGTGGCGGAGACTGGTCTTCCAACGCTTTCCTTCCAGAGAACCTCAAAGAAAACCAGATCGTCTACAGTGGCACCCACGACAACGACACCACACGTGGTTGGTTCGTGACCGCCAAAGAAGACGAGAAATCCCACCTCAATCAGGTGGCTGGAACCGAAGTCACCGAAGACCGGGTGGCCTGGATCCTCACCGAGATGGCCTGGCGTTCCAGAGCCAAAGTCGCCATCGTGCCCTTGCAGGATGTGCTGAACCTCGGCACCGACGCCCGCATGAACTTGCCCGGCAGTCTGTCAGACAAGAACTGGTCATGGCGCTACACACAAGGCACCCTGAGCCCTTTCACGGCCAAGCGAATCAAGGCCCTGACACAAGATGCTGGACGCTATGTCCAACCTCCTGTGAAAGCCTGA
- a CDS encoding cob(I)yrinic acid a,c-diamide adenosyltransferase: MKIYTRTGDQGETGLYGADRVSKSHPRVEAYGTVDEVNSLLGLVRAQSQDAALDQDLAYLQNALFDVGADLATRSDSPYAKNVSRMDAEDVSTLEAMIDRLEAECEPLRNFIHPGGTVASATLQVARSVARRAEREVVALQQLEEVNPQVRMYLNRLSDLLFVMARAVNARAGLSETQWHVKGRK, translated from the coding sequence ATGAAAATTTACACCCGCACTGGAGATCAGGGAGAAACCGGACTGTACGGCGCAGACCGGGTTTCCAAAAGCCACCCCCGAGTGGAAGCTTACGGCACCGTGGACGAAGTGAATTCCCTGCTGGGCTTGGTGCGCGCCCAGAGTCAGGATGCGGCTCTGGATCAGGATCTGGCATACCTGCAAAACGCCCTGTTCGATGTGGGGGCAGATCTGGCCACCCGTTCTGACAGCCCTTATGCCAAAAACGTCAGTCGGATGGATGCAGAGGATGTCTCCACACTGGAGGCCATGATTGACCGTCTGGAAGCCGAATGTGAGCCCCTGCGGAACTTCATTCATCCGGGTGGAACGGTGGCCTCTGCAACCCTGCAGGTGGCACGCAGTGTGGCCCGCCGTGCAGAACGTGAAGTGGTGGCCCTCCAGCAACTCGAAGAGGTCAACCCTCAGGTGCGGATGTACCTGAACCGCCTGTCTGACCTGTTGTTTGTGATGGCACGGGCCGTCAATGCCAGAGCAGGCCTCAGCGAAACCCAGTGGCATGTGAAGGGGCGCAAGTAA
- a CDS encoding N-acetylmuramoyl-L-alanine amidase family protein: MSLFRVLLLVLFALNWASAAPRVGQYDGYTRLVLDLPKEVKYFINEQKTTLTVRLTGITLPASSSQVSSNEIKSYEIKPSGKDTLWTLQLLRPLQKKYTAFWLDGTDGKGVRLVLDLGDKSTGGQSSVQPAAAKTTSAKTVKAPPAPKKPRLRVVIDAGHGGHDPGMVGYIVEEEVTLDVALKLRDLLRKNDVEVILTRDEDEALNADKRADLTARANMANAGTVNVFVSIHVNSGPESAQGIETFIFGEPQGPQTRALAVKENGGGSVGESITKQASSYAQSILGDILVQANLTLSKQLADKVQNAMVQQLNASNRGIKAAPLMVLRVARTPAILVEIGFGTHPVEGRKLGNPAYRQQIAESIAFGVMNFLHVK; this comes from the coding sequence ATGAGCCTTTTTCGCGTTCTCTTGCTGGTCCTCTTTGCATTAAACTGGGCTTCTGCTGCACCTCGGGTTGGACAGTACGACGGGTACACCCGACTGGTGCTCGACCTTCCAAAGGAGGTCAAATACTTCATCAACGAGCAAAAAACCACCTTGACGGTGCGCCTGACTGGGATCACCCTACCTGCATCCTCGTCACAGGTGTCTTCCAACGAAATCAAAAGTTACGAGATCAAACCCTCAGGCAAAGACACCCTGTGGACCCTGCAATTGCTGCGTCCCCTGCAAAAGAAATACACCGCTTTCTGGTTGGATGGCACCGACGGAAAAGGGGTTCGGCTGGTGCTCGATCTGGGAGACAAGAGCACCGGAGGCCAGAGCAGTGTGCAACCGGCTGCTGCCAAAACCACCTCCGCAAAAACAGTCAAAGCACCTCCTGCTCCCAAAAAACCCAGACTGCGTGTGGTGATTGATGCTGGACACGGAGGCCACGATCCCGGCATGGTGGGTTACATCGTCGAAGAGGAGGTCACCCTGGATGTGGCCCTCAAATTGCGCGACCTGCTCAGGAAAAACGATGTCGAGGTGATCCTCACCCGCGACGAAGACGAAGCCCTCAATGCAGACAAACGCGCCGACCTGACTGCGCGTGCCAACATGGCCAATGCAGGCACCGTCAATGTGTTTGTGTCCATTCACGTCAACTCTGGACCAGAGAGCGCTCAGGGCATCGAAACCTTCATCTTCGGTGAACCTCAGGGGCCCCAGACCCGCGCTCTGGCCGTGAAAGAAAACGGGGGTGGCTCTGTGGGGGAAAGCATCACCAAACAGGCCAGCAGCTATGCCCAGAGCATCCTCGGGGACATTCTGGTGCAGGCCAACCTGACCCTGTCAAAGCAACTTGCAGACAAAGTGCAAAATGCCATGGTTCAACAACTCAATGCCTCCAACCGTGGAATCAAAGCCGCTCCTCTGATGGTTCTGCGGGTTGCCCGCACCCCGGCCATTCTGGTGGAAATTGGGTTTGGCACCCATCCTGTGGAAGGCCGAAAACTCGGGAACCCTGCTTACCGGCAACAAATTGCAGAAAGCATCGCTTTTGGCGTGATGAATTTCTTGCACGTCAAGTGA
- a CDS encoding serine hydrolase — MWTKLTYGVLALTLISLSWTLTPMGGQHKSPEVQLPPVAQAAEVKKPEPICYAFQPTSIPHASAPTPPSRLQGKLGLFVAEVDPLTLKFKRVVSRDANSQYPLASTYKQAVLYEVARQMDAGKVSLNEVFEVTQSNQSLGEFPFDHSNLQTLAVRMIKNSDNTATDILQRRVGLRNVQHNIDALNLCNTRMILTTKAWWTAQSSMSPMFPKNHAELSKAAEEFARLKGEALYQKAEALDADAQKVHWLDLNREITAYFESDRYDPRIDQHTHNASTPAELAVFLSHEFLNNGLSPEKDRWFRDVMATAPNGGHLSLPHHYFGGKGGNGWRILTYSGYLLGKDGKHYVYAFMNQESGHTYTIRDTGAAFQWINAAFKTLQTLPESKPTQAEPQTIPASSTQQ, encoded by the coding sequence ATGTGGACCAAACTCACCTATGGGGTGCTTGCCCTCACCCTGATCTCACTCTCATGGACGCTGACCCCGATGGGTGGTCAGCACAAGTCCCCAGAGGTTCAGCTTCCACCTGTGGCACAAGCCGCCGAAGTGAAAAAGCCTGAGCCCATTTGTTATGCCTTCCAGCCCACATCCATTCCGCATGCTTCAGCACCCACCCCCCCATCCAGACTGCAAGGCAAACTGGGCCTATTTGTGGCAGAAGTGGACCCCCTCACCCTGAAATTCAAACGGGTGGTGTCCAGAGATGCCAACAGCCAGTACCCTCTGGCCAGCACCTACAAACAAGCCGTGCTGTACGAGGTGGCCCGCCAGATGGACGCCGGGAAAGTTTCCCTGAACGAAGTGTTTGAAGTGACCCAGAGCAACCAGAGCCTGGGGGAATTTCCTTTTGACCACAGCAATTTGCAAACCCTGGCTGTGCGCATGATCAAGAACAGCGACAACACCGCCACCGACATCCTGCAACGCAGGGTGGGTTTGCGCAATGTCCAACACAACATTGATGCTTTGAACCTGTGCAACACCCGCATGATCCTGACCACCAAAGCCTGGTGGACTGCCCAGTCCAGCATGAGTCCGATGTTCCCCAAAAACCATGCAGAGCTCTCCAAAGCCGCCGAGGAATTTGCCAGACTCAAAGGTGAAGCCCTGTACCAGAAAGCAGAAGCTCTGGATGCAGATGCCCAGAAAGTGCACTGGCTGGACCTCAACCGCGAAATCACCGCCTATTTTGAATCGGACCGGTACGATCCACGCATTGACCAGCACACGCACAATGCCAGCACTCCCGCAGAACTGGCGGTGTTTCTGTCCCACGAGTTCCTGAACAATGGCCTGTCTCCTGAAAAAGACCGCTGGTTCAGGGACGTGATGGCCACTGCACCCAATGGAGGCCACCTTTCCCTGCCCCACCATTACTTTGGAGGCAAAGGAGGCAACGGTTGGCGCATCCTGACCTACAGCGGTTACCTGCTGGGCAAAGACGGCAAACATTATGTGTATGCCTTCATGAATCAGGAAAGTGGCCACACCTACACCATCCGCGATACCGGCGCAGCCTTCCAGTGGATCAATGCCGCTTTCAAAACCCTGCAAACCCTTCCAGAGTCAAAACCCACGCAGGCCGAACCCCAGACCATTCCCGCCAGCAGCACCCAGCAATAA
- a CDS encoding TatD family hydrolase, with translation MIDIGVNFHHKRFAQDRPEVLDRALEAGVELLILTGTSIQASQQALKLAQTHGQVCTAGIHPHEARTYHPEAHKALQSLLKSPEVVAVGECGLDFDRNFSEPKDQIRCFEGQIELAIGHQLPLFTHERAAHPAFLEILKRHQNHLPRTVVHCFTGNRKQMEAYLELGCFIGITGWITDLKRGQDLRDALPHLPLDRLMVETDAPFLTPKNLPFRASRNEPAYLPFVVKEVARLVGKPEREIQTISRQNTERFFALEWQ, from the coding sequence ATGATTGACATTGGCGTGAATTTTCACCACAAGCGTTTTGCACAGGACAGGCCTGAGGTGCTGGACCGGGCTTTGGAAGCAGGCGTGGAACTTTTGATTTTGACCGGCACCAGCATTCAGGCAAGTCAGCAAGCATTAAAACTGGCCCAGACCCACGGGCAAGTGTGCACAGCAGGCATCCATCCTCATGAGGCCCGCACTTACCATCCAGAGGCCCACAAGGCTTTGCAAAGCCTGCTCAAGTCCCCTGAAGTGGTGGCCGTTGGAGAATGTGGTCTGGATTTTGACCGCAATTTCTCTGAACCCAAAGACCAGATCCGTTGTTTTGAAGGGCAAATCGAACTGGCCATCGGGCACCAGTTGCCCCTGTTCACCCATGAAAGGGCTGCACATCCGGCTTTTCTGGAGATCCTGAAGCGCCACCAGAACCATTTGCCCAGAACCGTGGTGCACTGCTTCACAGGGAACCGCAAGCAGATGGAAGCCTATCTGGAGCTCGGGTGTTTCATCGGGATCACCGGATGGATCACAGACCTGAAACGCGGGCAGGACCTGCGTGACGCCCTCCCCCATTTGCCTCTGGACCGTTTGATGGTCGAAACCGACGCCCCTTTTCTGACCCCCAAGAATCTGCCTTTCAGGGCCAGCCGAAACGAACCTGCTTATTTGCCCTTTGTGGTCAAAGAAGTGGCCAGACTGGTGGGAAAACCAGAGCGGGAGATCCAAACCATCAGCAGGCAGAACACCGAAAGGTTCTTTGCTCTGGAGTGGCAATAA